Genomic DNA from Excalfactoria chinensis isolate bCotChi1 chromosome 22, bCotChi1.hap2, whole genome shotgun sequence:
ATCTCGTCCCTCAGGTTGTCCCGCTCCAGCTCCACCTTGGCCAGCAGCCGGCAGGCGGCCTGGATCTCCTGGTGCGCATGGCGGATGTCCTGCAGTGCCGGCTCGCGCAGCTGCGTCAGCTCCTCGATCAGAGCATCGCGctccttctccagctgctccacCGCCTCGATGCACTCCTGGAAGTACTCgcccagctcctccaggctgagGCACGGCCGCTCCGTGCCCTCTGTGGCCTGCGGGGTTCCCGCCCCCTCCGCGTCCATGTCCTGTGGGACCCCCGTCCCCGCTGCGCCCGGCGGGATTCCTGCCCCATCCGTGTCCATGGCCAATGGGATCCCTGCCCTGACTGCGTCCAGCGGGATCTCTGCCCCATCCACGTGCAGTGGGATTCCTGCCCCATCCATATCCAGCAGGAGTCCTGCCACGGCGGCATCCATATCCAGCAGGATCCCTAATCCTTCTGCTTCCACATCCAGTGGGAGTCCTGCTCCATCAGCATCCAGAAGTGTCCCTGTTCCGTCAGCATCCACATCCAGAGGGATCCCTACTTCATCTTCTACATCCAATGGGATTCCTGCCCCATCCACATCCAGTGGGATTCCTGTCCCACCAGCATCCACATCCAGAAGGATCTGTTCATCTGTTTCTGAATCCAGTGGGATTCCTGCTCCATCCACCCCCACTGGCGTCTCTGCTCTGGCTGTCTCCTCGCCCAGCAGTGCCCCCGGCATGGTGAGCTTCAGGGCCGTGTCCCCAAcaccttcctgcagctccctacaggcagcaggagcagctcccgGGCCTGGCACTGGGTCTGTTGGGCTGCACGGAGCCCCGGGGTGCTTGGCTGGGTCTGCTCCTGCTTCATCTGGCAGCAGTTCCGGAGGGGGCTCTGGCTCTGCCATCAGGTCCCTGTGAAGGAGAAGGGACACATCAGCGGGCGGTGGGACAGGGCCCAtccctccctgcctgccctgAGGACAACTTGGACCCAAGCTTTTGGCATCAGCACGGGCCAAAACGAAGGAGCAAATCCATCCTAAAGCGACAGCGACAGAATGAGAGCAAGCACTGAAACGCAGCAGCAGTTCCCCACGTCCCTGTAATGGTGCACGGATCTGCAGCGATGGGAGTGTGGCAGCTCACACCGCACGCCCGGTGAGACACGGCCAGTGCAGTGCCCGCTTCCCAGCTATGTGCCATAACCTCACGGCACGGGAATGCACTGCTGGGTGCAGCGGGCTCAGCGCTGCCTGCCCACGGAGCGCAGCACGGCAGAGCCCTCGGCCGCTCGCTTTGCCGTGTCATCCGAGCCGGGCGTTACTCCTGGGTGGGCACCGGCTGCCGCCGCCGCACAGCGCTCCCATCTCACGCTCCCCGGGCGCCGTtggagggcagggagcagcgcacggccctggggctgctgggggcttTTCCTGCggtgggggggcggggggatgCGTTCacctcccggccccgcgggctGAGCTCATGTCTCGTCATCCCCAAAGGAATGAGTGCAGGCTGGCACCCAGCGGCCCCCGGCTCGCCCCAGCGGCTTTACGGAAAGCGCTGATTTTCACCGGTCCTTTCTCTCCTAATAAGGCAGTTTTCTGCAGCGCTGACACATCGCAGCTCGGACCCAACCGCCGGAGCTGAGGAGTGCGGGGAAAGGTGGGGAGAGGGCTGTGCGAGATTTGCCGTGCCCCCCCCGcctgcctccccccccccgcccccccttGCTGCCAGCAGTGATTTATCAAACTTAGCGACCGCTCTGCGCCTACGGGTTGtgctccccctccccacccccctcgGCCCCATTCTTGCGCCCGCGATGCTCCCCGGGGGCTGGACCTCATCCCACAACCCCTTGAGAGGCCGTACCCCGTACCCCACACCCCCCGGCCCCTCTCCTCCCACACCTCCCCAAGGGCCGGCTCGTACCTTGCTCTCCCGGAGCCCGGTGCcccctgcactgcactgcacatgGGCTTAGCATGGGGCGGGTGGGGGTTATTAATACACGACGCTGGAAATCAGACTCCCCGGCAGCCGCTTCACCCGCTGCAGCGCCAGCTGCGGGTACTGCCGCCCTCcgggaagaggaggaggaggaggaggaggaggagaaggaggaggagaagggcgGGGAGGGCCATGCCTGCATCCCTGGCAGTGAAACCTTCAGGCTGGCTGCAGCCCCGCAGCATCCCCAGTGCCCCCATCCCACCGGGGGTCCTCCCATGAAGGACTGATTTGCTGAGGTGCCCCTTGGTGCAGCCTCCAGTCCAatcctgctgggtgctgggcatGGGCTGTGATGAGGACACCGGGGTCCCTGGGCTGGGGTGTGCACCTTGCAGTGGTGGCTGGAAGGGGCACGGCGAGGACACAGTACGTGGCCATGATTTGGAGTGGCCTGATCCTGTGCATGGAGCACATGGATACCAACACCCTTGTGGCTCTCTGTGTGACAGGGGCTGTCCCTACCAACACGACGGTACCCACAGAGCGCAGCCCCCACTTTGCTGCCCGTATTTCCATACCTTTTTTCTGCTCTCCCTTTGTGGGTGGAATGGTGGCATCTCACCACTCCAGTGGTGCTTCCTGGGGTTGGGGGGTTCCATCTCTGCCCACCTACCCCCGCTCCCCCAGCCCACAGCATCTTACCCCCCCCTTTGGGGCACTACTATCAGCATCCATTTACACCTGGTGTACAttccacacacactgcagcactgcGGTGCATGCAGCAGCCCCGGGGCGCAGtgtggctgctgggctgtggcCCTGGTAGCCCCCGACTTGTGactggaggaggagaagggcagAAGCGATCGATTAAAGCAAAGTTTATGCATCAATTAAAGCAAAATTCCTCCTACCTCCGCCCTGGCCGTGCCCGCTCAGGAAGTCAGAACTCACAGCTCAGGAAGTTGCCAGCTTACGTGCCCCGAAACCGCCCAGCAACGCGCAGCACTGCTTGCAACATCCCCAAATGGCACCGCGTCCCCACGTCCCCAACGCCGGCACCTTCAGCACTGCTTGGTTTAAAATAACTATTTGTGCCCGTGGCCCGGCCCGCCAGCACGCAATGGGGGGGGAGCAGAGCtttaaaaggaaagggaagatttGGGTgcttgcacttttttttctgacccTGTTGCTTTTTTCAGCTCGGTgcacctttttttccttccacgAAGCTCCTCTCTTCGCAATGAGGCTTTTGACTCACCAGGACAGGAATGCTGTCCATTCGGACAAGTTGTGCAGATAAAAAGACATCTCCATCTGCATCTGCCAGGCGGAGGGACCCGCGGGTCAGGCGTGCAGCAAACCCTGCTGGGGTACCCGGGAGGCGCAGGGCTGCGCTCAGCTGTTCCTGGTAAGAGGATCAGCCCGGCTGTTTTGTGGACATAACCAGGCAACGGGCGGCTCGGGTGTCGGAGCAGGCACGGCTCTGTCCGTGCACGAGCTGCCTGGACTTTGCTCCAGCAAACAGGGAGAAGGTGGGAGAGTATCTGCAGGGAAATGTTCCAGCTGCTGGAACACGGGGAGACGCAATGCCTGCTGCGGTGTCCCACTGCCAGACAGAGGGCACCCGCTCTGCTCCTGCCTCAGCTTCCCCAGCTGAAAGCTGAGGTTCTGCCACTGTAGGGATGCTGCATTGGGATGAGGGCTGTGGCCACATTGTGGTGCTGGGTCTCACCCCATTCccattgctgaaatgctgcagctgcctCAGGCCTCAGAAATCCCAGATAAGGATGCTCAGGGTCTGCACAAGGTCACCAGCAggacagaggaggaggaggagggcagtGTGGGCACAGACCCAGCTGAGGCAGAGATGAAAGCTGCAGCCCGAAGGCGCCGTCCTCGCGGCTCAGCAGAGACCTTGGCAGCTCCATGGCAGCGGGGTCAGaccctgccctgggctgcaggcGTCAGCAGCTCCTGCTTATCTGGTGCCAGGACCGCTCTGCCCACAGCGAGGCACCAGGAAAGCACTGGtaccagcacagctgctgcagaatggGTGCCGGCCCAGCTGGGCGTGTTGTGTCCGTCCCTTGtgggggcacagagctgcagcccccAACACTGCCAGCTCTGaccctcactgctgctgtgttaTCTCTTGGCACGACACAGATTCCAGCTTCAAACATCTGTGTCAAGGCTGCTTGGCCTGGTGGCACCATCCCTGGGATAGGATGGTCCCCTCTGCTCCAGTGATGCCCACTGTGGTGTGTGCACACGTACACGTGTGTctgcacatgtatgtgtgtgtgtacatgtgtgtgcacatctCTGTGGCCCAGCGACCACTAAcgagggcagtgctgcagacaaGGCCGATGCTGGGCATTGATGCTGGGCCTTTCCATGCCCTGGGTTGAGCAccgggagcagcagcaccagctctcAACCCCGTGGCGAGGGCTCAGCAGTGCACTGAGGTgggggcagcactgcaggggtGCAGTGGGGCCGGTGGCTGTGCCAGGGACTTTCCCCCACTGCCCACAGGCACTGCAGGATCAGTGAGTCACGAGGCTGTGCCCGTGGAGCCAGCAGGTACCTGGCTCTGGGCACGGATCTGTCCCACCACCTCCATCTGACACGGGCAGGAAAAGGGCTGAGAGAACCAACCCCAAGAGCTCTggtggctgcagcacacagcgCTGAGGACCAGGCTGTGGGGGCTGCAGCTgacctgccccatcccagccGCTCTGCTCCCCTCTGCCCAGAGCTCTCCATGGAGAACGACCGACCCTCGCTGTCTCATTGGACACTGCTCCGTAACTGCgtgcaaaaatgtttttcaaactgGTTCTGCCGACATCCGAGGAGGGGAGAGATGTGAGAAACAGGATCTTTTTGGGAGGCTCGTGACTCAGAACTTGGAGCCGGTGGCAGAAAGTCAACACAAACGCCCTGATTGGGGATTAGCTTTGCCCCAGAGCAGCGCACGCCATTGGGGGTCACCAAAAGCCCAAAGGCAGCCCAGCTGGACGGGGCTGTCCCAGAACGGAGTGCAGGTGCCGGGAAACGGCTGCCCCAGCACTCGAGCGTCCACTGGGGTTGGGTCAGAGGTCAGAGCGGCAGAGGGGAGAAATGAGAAGCAGGGACAGAAGAGCTTCTCCAGCCCCCACCGTCCTGCAGGAGCCGGCAGGGCTCAGCGCCACGTCGCGTTAACGCTGAGCACGTTGGGATCTGTCGGAGCGCAGGAGCGCAGCGCAGCCCCCCGCCCCACCACCCGCACGGGACAGCGGCGTGTCGGGCAGCCTGAGGGGGGGACGGGCTGGTTGTGTTGTGAATTCTTCTAGTCATTTCCAGACATTGGCAAACTCCGCTGGGCACGCAGCCAGGCGGTGTGTGAGCCTCCGGGAAGAGGATGAGTTTTAAAAGCAGCGTTGCAGCTTTTCCCATTAAGCAGCGCATCCTCACGGGGAGCTCAGCCCAGCGGTGCCGTGAACGTGCAGAAACCTCCCGCTTTCCCGCAGGGATGGCAGCTCCGAGCCGGGCTGTGGTgccccccgctgccccccagcagcacgACCCGCCGGCTGCTCCAGTTTGCAAGTGGAGCCATCGTTTCTTAGATCTGTTGATGGCGATGGGGACGCCCTCGGGTCCTCTGACAGAGCCGAGCAGACCCTTAAACGCACCGACGGTCCCGAGGAGACCCCCGGATGCTCTCAGGGAGAACCTCACAGCTCCCGGTGGTCCCTCTTGAGATgtttgctgggtgctgcaggggagACCCCCGGACCCAGTGCTGCTCCCTGGAAGGCCCCGCTGCCCTCCTCGCTCCGTCCAGCAGCCTGCCcagcccccggccccgcgccaTCTCGGGCTCTCCGGCGCGCTGCCCACAGCGACCCCCACGGCCACGAGGACGGGCGGACCCCGAGCCGCCCCGCGGGGGTTACCCGGAGGGCCCCGGCGCCCCGCCCGCCCGCAGGTGGCTCCGGGGCCGCGGTCCCCACCTGCGCACGGGCGGAGCGGAGGGGCGGAGCGGAGGGCCGGGGCCGGGTCCTCCCGCAGCCCGGCGAGGCCGCAGGCTCCGCCCCGGCTCCGGCTCCGGAGAAACTTTCCGTCGGCGCCGTAACGCTCGGCGGGAGCCCGGAGCTGGGGCCGAGCCGCAGCCTCAGCCGGAGCCGCAGCCGGGGCGGGCCCGGCCCTATGGGCagcgggcggcgcggggctcTGCCCGCCGCGGTTATGTCCGCCCCGCGTGCACCTGCGGACGGCGGCGAGGCCGAGCCCGGCCCTGCAGAGGTGTCCCCCCGGAagaagaagggcagcaaagggGGCGGATTGCGGAGGGCCTTCAGCTGGCTGCGGGGccggaggaggaagaggagggcgGGGAGCCCGGAGGCTGCGAGTCCCGATCTGCGCGGAGCAGGTGAGGGTGGGCGccggggggagaggggggacgAGGGGTGAGCGCTGGGGGGACCTGGGGGGGGAACGTGGTCGTCGTGGTGTAAGTGGCCGGGGGGATCCCGGGGGGCGTCTGGGAGGTGGGGCCTGGAGGGGGAGTGGTGGCCGTGCAGGTGGTCCTGGAGGGGTTGACCCGGAGGGGTCGGGGTGGCGGCGGTGGCTGAGAAGGGCTGCGGGTGGCGGCCGTGGAGGTGGCCGAGTCAGAGTGGAGGGGGAGGGCGAGGAGGGGTCGGGGTGACGACTGTGGGGCTGtctgaggagaggctgaagtgGTGACCGAGGAGGTGGCAGAGGAGGGTTCGGTGCTGCTGGCCGTGCAGAGGCCGAAGCGGGATCACGGcggctgctgggggggggggagggggtctGGGGTGACGGCGACCGCAGCAGGACGGACCCGGCGGGCCCCGGTGCGCTCTCGCTGCTGCCCCGAGGGCTGCTGCCGGTTCGCTGGGTCGGCTCTGGCTCTGCGCTGACTCAGAAGGTCGCTGGGG
This window encodes:
- the SYNC gene encoding syncoilin, with product MCSAVQGAPGSGRARDLMAEPEPPPELLPDEAGADPAKHPGAPCSPTDPVPGPGAAPAACRELQEGVGDTALKLTMPGALLGEETARAETPVGVDGAGIPLDSETDEQILLDVDAGGTGIPLDVDGAGIPLDVEDEVGIPLDVDADGTGTLLDADGAGLPLDVEAEGLGILLDMDAAVAGLLLDMDGAGIPLHVDGAEIPLDAVRAGIPLAMDTDGAGIPPGAAGTGVPQDMDAEGAGTPQATEGTERPCLSLEELGEYFQECIEAVEQLEKERDALIEELTQLREPALQDIRHAHQEIQAACRLLAKVELERDNLRDEIRQIKQKLFKVTKECVACQYQLESRRHDLSQHAAYRDELESQAGRLSGELSRLRESCEKEKEALRQRLEAPPCRQDPQYLQESRRLSAEFESLVTRSRRGLEEHYEPQLLRLLERREAGTRALQELQGEVQGMKEALRPLQGEVSRLRLQNRSLEEQIVLVKQKRDEEVGQYREQVEELEDRLKELKNSVQLQQRKNQELEELRSSLHHELSIYKGCLEIYGHLCKPEEKPDQEC